Part of the Marinitoga sp. 38H-ov genome is shown below.
TTAAAATAATTATAGCTAATATATGAGGAATATATTTTTGAAGAAAGGAATTTCTTATTTCCCAAAATGCTTCAGAATATCCTTCTCTATTAGAAGCTATCTTAAAATGTTTTGCTGCAAGTTCATAATTTTTTTCTTGAAAATATGCTTTTGCAATTCCATTATGAGCAATATTTATATACCCATCATATTTTAAAACGTTTTGCCATATGTCTTTACTTTCTAAATATTTACCTTGTACATAGAAATCTAAGGCTTGATGAATTAAGTCTGCATATATAGATGGTGTAAAAACATGAACTAATCCACTATCTCTATCTAACACATAGATATTGTTATTTTCATCAACGCTAATAGCAGTAGCAACTGAAATTAAACCATTTTTTTCTGATGAAATAGCTCTTCCACCAAAAGAAAAAATAAGTCTTCCTTCAGAGTCATATTCATATATTAAACCTGTTTCAGTTAATGCATATATTCTTCCTGAATTGTCTACCGCTAAGTCAACAAAGTTTTTTTCATCTATCATACCATTTTTTCTTGAAAGGTATAATATATTATTTCCTATAGTATTATGTTTTTTAATAGCATCTCCACCGGATTTTCTTGTTACTGTATAAACTAAACCTTTTTTGTCAATTGTTAAGTTATTGTATGGCCTAGGAATTCTACTTAACAATTTTGATTTTTGTTCTTCTGAATAAAAAATATCTAAAATTTTATCTAAGAAACCAAAATAAGTTTTATTTGATCCGAAAAATCCAAGAAATTCACCATTTTTATCAAGCTGGATAATCCCATCTGATGAACCTTCACTAACAATATAAATATTCCCTCTTTTATCAACAACTAATTTTTTTGGTTTAAATTTATTATTTTTACCAAATAAAATACTTTTAGGTCTTCCAATTCTTTTGACTTCTTCACCATAATGATCAAATATAACAACTTCTGATGTACCAGGATCAGCTACATAAATATATTCATCGGTAACAAATACTCCTGAAGGTGTAAATAACGACCAGGCACCAATTTCTTCATAATTTTTATTTTTCATATCATATACTAATATTCTTGCATTACCGCTATCTGCAATATACATTTTATTATTATATATATACATATCTTGAGGATAATATAAATCTAAGTCTCCAAATAATACCTCACTAACTATATATGCATCTTGAGTAACCTTCCATTGATTGTTTTTACTCAAAGAGTAAGTTAAAAAAGTATTATTACTAGAAAAAGAAATTATTATTAATAATATAATCAAATTGAATAATATTAATCTTTTCACAACAACTCCTCCTATTTCAATCCACTATGAGCC
Proteins encoded:
- a CDS encoding YIP1 family protein, encoding MKRLILFNLIILLIIISFSSNNTFLTYSLSKNNQWKVTQDAYIVSEVLFGDLDLYYPQDMYIYNNKMYIADSGNARILVYDMKNKNYEEIGAWSLFTPSGVFVTDEYIYVADPGTSEVVIFDHYGEEVKRIGRPKSILFGKNNKFKPKKLVVDKRGNIYIVSEGSSDGIIQLDKNGEFLGFFGSNKTYFGFLDKILDIFYSEEQKSKLLSRIPRPYNNLTIDKKGLVYTVTRKSGGDAIKKHNTIGNNILYLSRKNGMIDEKNFVDLAVDNSGRIYALTETGLIYEYDSEGRLIFSFGGRAISSEKNGLISVATAISVDENNNIYVLDRDSGLVHVFTPSIYADLIHQALDFYVQGKYLESKDIWQNVLKYDGYINIAHNGIAKAYFQEKNYELAAKHFKIASNREGYSEAFWEIRNSFLQKYIPHILAIIILIYILLEFKIIKFKKKKIKSRLINDILYIKNLLKHPIDSFYYLKKGTHGSILSATIIYFIFALVVVFDYMGRSFIFNLNTSERSVFYVMFVALGPTILFVFSNYLVSSINDGKGTLKNIYIFTAYSFAPYILLQPFVILLSYGLTFNESFLIQFSSLFIIVWTFIVLFLGIQETHHYSAGGTIKSILLSLVWILVIILIYSIVFMLWDQIFETIYSIVQEVLYHAR